A part of Arachis hypogaea cultivar Tifrunner chromosome 12, arahy.Tifrunner.gnm2.J5K5, whole genome shotgun sequence genomic DNA contains:
- the LOC112729124 gene encoding uncharacterized protein, with the protein MSLASLSYDSDDDYPVSTKLKMKDKILDAAVNSSNSEESDNNDNIPLSSRLALNSSLAKSNSKNDSSVQKDIPKPQKRNIIDCDDADLFPLTVTRYGSLNYVQKAKKLKKSENLPKHNSFPLKEKETSKPHLKEKEISLSDRYLEECQKKREAVKKKFHLLEKDIEEMSEKLENKKKQFDYIQGQLSSYSSNVEVKKKEYEGVQRGIEGQIKELKERFAARMKDIELKERQIEERMKKLDSKEKQFEGQLEEVESIRKKYESKLNEILFKEKQVEAQLKELEVKMMQHEASVKSFREQKQEVANYTDNQSSTDEGSFRLFASEPNDTDILDVLRSSSDPAKVILDIMKDPMDSHDKKGDQAMAIDNNHIFLLEQLMKISPDIESHVREEAMELALNMKANMRLSTDNSLAVLSFLMILSIYKLVSSFDEDEVLKLFEIVAHHKPSIELFRMIGFADKISDFVENLIKNEQYIEAVGFICAYDLAEKNLAADLFRAHVNKAKLTCESSCKEPKSSKIRAAKQEITSLKTVLQCISENNQECEDLVKEIQDRILEVEKLKRIIIMASIKKNLQYLL; encoded by the exons ATGTCTCTAGCTTCTCTTTCTTATGATTCAGATGATGATTATCCAGTGAGTACTAAATTGAAAATGAAGGATAAAATCCTTGATGCTGCTGTTAACAGCTCGAATTCTGAAGAGTCTGATAATAATGACAATATTCCTTTGTCATCACGCTTAGCTCTGAATTCTAGTTTAGCAAAATCCAACAGTAAAAATGATAGCTCTGTTCAAAAGGATATTCCTAAACCTCAGAAACGAAATATAATCGACTGTGACGATGCTGATCTGTTTCCCCTGACTGTTACGAGGTATGGTTCCCTAAACTATGTGCAGAAGgccaagaaattaaagaagtcgGAAAATCTTCCAAAACATAACTCATTCCCTTTGAAAGAGAAAGAAACTTCTAAACCAcatttgaaagaaaaagagataTCATTATCGGATCGGTATTTAGAGGAATGCCAAAAGAAGAGAGAAGCTGTAAAGAAGAAATTTCACTTGCTAGAGAAAGATATTGAGGAGATGTCGGAAAAGCTtgaaaacaagaagaaacaatttgattataTTCAAGGACAACTGAGTTCGTATTCTTCAAATGTTGaggtaaaaaagaaagaatatgaaGGGGTGCAAAGAGGCATTGAGGGACAGATAAAGGAGCTTAAAGAGCGGTTTGCTGCACGAATGAAAGACATTGAGTTGAAGGAGAGGCAAATTGAAGAACGAATGAAGAAACTCGATTCAAAAGAGAAGCAATTTGAAGGCCAATTGGAGGAAGTTGAATCAATCAGGAAGAAGTATGAAAGCAAATTGAACGAGATCCTATTCAAAGAGAAGCAAGTTGAAGCTCAATTGAAGGAGCTTGAGGTTAAAATGATGCAGCATGAAGCATCTGTAAAATCATTCAGAGAGCAAAAACAAGAAG TTGCAAATTACACAGATAATCAGTCTTCTACTGATGAAGGGAGTTTTCGACTTTTCGCAAGCGAGCCAAATGATACTGACATTTTAGATGTTCTCCGGTCATCATCGGATCCAGCAAAAGTCATTTTGGATATAATGAAGGATCCTATGGATTCACATGATAAGAAGGGAGATCAAGCCATGGCTATAGATAATAACCACATCTTCCTTCTCGAGCAGCTGATGAAAATCTCACCAGATATTGAATCTCATGTTAGAGAGGAGGCAATGGAGCTTGCTCTAAATATGAAAGCTAATATGAGATTAAGTACTGACAATTCATTGGCGGTTCTGAGTTTCCTAATGATCTTGTCAATTTATAAACTAGTTTCCTCCTTTGATGAAGATGAAGTTTTAAAGCTTTTTGAAATTGTTGCTCACCACAAGCCATCTATTGAGCTCTTCCGGATGATTGGTTTCGCAGATAAAATCTCTG ATTTTGTTGAGAATCTTATCAAGAATGAGCAGTATATCGAAGCTGTCGGATTCATTTGTGCATATGACTTGGCAGAGAAGAATCTAGCGGCTGATCTCTTTCGAGCACATGTGAACAAGGCAAAATTGACATGTGAGAGCAGTTGCAAGGAACCTAAGTCTAGTAAG ATCAGAGCCGcaaaacaagaaatcacaagCCTCAAAACTGTTCTGCAGTGCATTTCGGAGAACAACCAAGAATGTGAAGATCTGGTTAAAGAGATTCAAGATCGCATCCTAGAGGTAGAAAAGCTTAAGAGAATTATTATAATGGcctctataaaaaaaaatttacaataccTTTTGTAA
- the LOC140176600 gene encoding uncharacterized protein, whose translation MAIEIGRAFKNARGNLKLIAPSIQKDIVRAAARETKKVIVDDLGDELFAVLVDEACDISIKEQMSVCLRYVNKEGQVREYFLGLVHVSNTNALFLKLALESLLETYNLSLSRVCGQGYDGASNMQGDFNGLKILILKENSYAFYVHCFDHQLQLALVTVAKKS comes from the exons ATGGCAATTG AGATTGGTCGTGCTTTCAAAAATGCTCGTGGAAATCTTAAACTAATAGCACCTTCAATCCAAAAAGACATTGTAAGAGCTGCTGCAAGGGAAACGAAAaaagttattgttgatgatcttgGGGATGAATTATTTGCTGTATTGGTTGATGAAGCCTGCGACATTTCTATTAAGGAGCAAATGTCAGTTTGCTTAAGGTATGTGAACAAAGAAGGACAAGTTAGGGAGTATTTTCTTGGTCTTGTTCATGTTTCTAATACTAATGCTTTATTTCTAAAATTAGCATTGGAGTCATTATTAGAAACATATAATTTAAGTTTATCAAGAGTATGTGGACAAGGATATGATGGTGCAAGTAATATGCAAGGAGATTTTAATggtttaaaaattttgatattgaaaGAAAATTCTTATGCTTTCTATGTACATTGCTTTGACCACCAACTTCAGTTAGCTCTTGTAACGGTTGCAAAAAAAAGttga